The following are from one region of the Streptomyces changanensis genome:
- a CDS encoding HAD family hydrolase, protein MTSTVPASLTRTADGAALQAVFLDMDGTLVDTEGFWWDVEVGVFADLGHELDESWRDIVVGGPMSRSAGYLIEATGADITLPELTTLLNDRFEERIDGGVPLMPGAARLLAELTEHAVPTALVSASHRRIIDRVLRTLGAEHFTLTVAGDEVPRTKPHPDPYLLAARRVGADPARCAVIEDTSTGVAAAEAAGCRVVAVPSLAPIAPADGRVVVGSLEEVDLRFLRALITGRH, encoded by the coding sequence ATGACCAGCACGGTCCCCGCGTCCCTGACCCGAACGGCCGACGGCGCCGCCCTGCAGGCGGTCTTCCTGGACATGGACGGCACGCTCGTCGACACCGAGGGCTTCTGGTGGGACGTGGAGGTCGGTGTCTTCGCCGACCTCGGCCACGAGCTGGACGAGTCCTGGCGCGACATCGTCGTCGGCGGCCCCATGTCCCGCAGCGCCGGGTACCTCATCGAGGCCACCGGCGCCGACATCACCCTCCCGGAGCTCACCACGCTCCTCAACGACCGCTTCGAGGAACGCATCGACGGCGGCGTCCCCCTCATGCCGGGCGCCGCGCGGCTGCTGGCCGAGCTCACCGAGCACGCCGTCCCCACCGCCCTGGTCTCCGCCTCCCACCGCCGCATCATCGACCGGGTGCTGCGCACCCTCGGCGCCGAGCACTTCACCCTGACCGTCGCCGGCGACGAGGTGCCCCGGACCAAGCCGCACCCGGACCCGTACCTGCTGGCCGCCCGGCGGGTGGGCGCGGACCCGGCGAGATGCGCCGTCATCGAGGACACCTCCACCGGCGTCGCCGCCGCCGAGGCCGCGGGCTGCCGCGTCGTCGCCGTCCCGTCGCTGGCCCCGATCGCCCCCGCCGACGGGCGCGTCGTCGTCGGCTCCCTCGAAGAAGTCGACCTCCGCTTCCTGCGCGCACTGATCACCGGACGGCACTGA